In one window of Lynx canadensis isolate LIC74 chromosome B3, mLynCan4.pri.v2, whole genome shotgun sequence DNA:
- the GATM gene encoding LOW QUALITY PROTEIN: glycine amidinotransferase, mitochondrial (The sequence of the model RefSeq protein was modified relative to this genomic sequence to represent the inferred CDS: inserted 2 bases in 2 codons; deleted 2 bases in 1 codon; substituted 1 base at 1 genomic stop codon) encodes MLRVRCLRGGSRGAEAVHYIGSRLGRTLTGWVQRTFQSTQAACAADDKATDPLPKDCPVSSYNEWDPLEEVIVGRAENACVPPFTVEVKANTYEKYWPFYQKHGGHYFPKDHLKKAVTEIEEMCNILXMEGVTVRRPDLIDWSLKYKTPDFESTGLYGAMPRDILIVVGNEIIEAPMAWRARFFEYRAYRSIIKDYFHRGAKWTTAPKPTMADKLYDENYPIHSVEDRHKLAAQGKFVTTEFRAAFDAADFIRAGRDIFAQRSQVTNYLGIEWMRRHLAPDYRVHIISLXRPNPMHIDATFNIIGPGLVLSNPDPTVCHQVRTFKKAGWTIVTPPIPVIPDDHPLWMSSKWLSMNVLMLDXKRVMVDANEVPIQKMFEKLGISTIKVNIRNANSLGGGFHCWTCDVRRRGTLQSYFD; translated from the exons ATGCTGCGGGTGCGGTGTCTGCGCGGCGGGAGCCGCGGCGCCGAGGCGGTGCACTACATCGGTTCTCGG CTTGGAAGAACCTTAACAGGATGGGTGCAGCGAACTTTCCAGAGCACCCAGGCAGCCTGTGCAGCTGACGATAAGGCCACTGATCCTCTGCCCAAGGACTGCCCTGTCTCCTCTTACAATGAATGGGACCCCTTAGAGGAAGTGATCGTGGGCAGAGCTGAAAATGCCTGTGTTCCACCGTTCACCGTGGAAGTGAAG GCCAACACATATGAAAAGTACTGGCCATTTTACCAGAAGCACGGAGGCCATTATTTTCCCAAAGATCATTTGAAAAAGGCTGTTACTGAAATTGAAGAGAtgtgcaatattt aaatggaaggagTGACAGTGAGGAGGCCTGACCTCATTGACTGGTCGTTGAAGTATAAAACTCCTGATTTTGAGTCTACGG GTTTATATGGTGCGATGCCTCGAGATATCCTGATAGTTGTGGGAAATGAGATTATCGAGGCTCCCATGGCATGGCGTGCCCGCTTCTTTGAGTACCGGGCATACCGGTCAATTATCAAAGACTACTTCCACCGTGGCGCCAAGTGGACAACGGCTCCTAAACCAACAATGGCTGATAAGCTTTATGATGAG AATTACCCTATCCATTCTGTAGAAGACAGACACAAATTGGCTGCTCAGGGAAAGTTTGTGACGACTGAGTTTCGAGCC GCCTTTGATGCTGCTGACTTCATTAGAGCTGGAAGAGATATTTTTGCACAGAGAAGCCAG gtTACCAACTATCTAGGCATTGAATGGATGCGTAGGCATCTTGCTCCAGACTACAGAGTGCATATCATCTCCCTTTAAAGACCCAATCCAATGCATATTGATGCCACCTTCAATATCATTGGACCTGGTCTTGTGCTTTCCAACCCTGATCCGACCGTTTGTCATCAGGTAAGGA CTTTCAAGAAAGCAGGATGGACCATAGTTACTCCTCCAATACCGGTCATCCCAGATG aTCACCCACTCTGGATGTCATCCAAATGGCTTTCCATGAATGTCTTAATGCTAG GAAAACGTGTCATGGTGGATGCCAATGAAGTCCCAATTCAAAAGATGTTTGAAAAGCTGG GTATCAGTACTATCAAGGTTAACATCCGTAATGCCAATTCCCTGGGAGGAGGCTTCCACTGCTGGACCTGCGATGTCCGGCGCCGAGGCACCCTGCAGTCCTACTTTGACTGA